The following proteins are co-located in the Chlorocebus sabaeus isolate Y175 chromosome 21, mChlSab1.0.hap1, whole genome shotgun sequence genome:
- the PSMC2 gene encoding 26S proteasome regulatory subunit 7 → MPDYLGADQRKTKEDEKDDKPIRALDEGDIALLKTYGQSTYSRQIKQVEDDIQQLLKKINELTGIKESDTGLAPPALWDLAADKQTLQSEQPLQVARCTKIINADSEDPKYIINVKQFAKFVVDLSDQVAPTDIEEGMRVGVDRNKYQIHIPLPPKIDPTVTMMQVEEKPDVTYSDVGGCKEQIEKLREVVETPLLHPERFVNLGIEPPKGVLLFGPPGTGKTLCARAVANRTDACFIRVIGSELVQKYVGEGARMVRELFEMARTKKACLIFFDEIDAIGGARFDDGAGGDNEVQRTMLELINQLDGFDPRGNIKVLMATNRPDTLDPALMRPGRLDRKIEFSLPDLEGRTHIFKIHARSMSVERDIRFELLARLCPNSTGAEIRSVCTEAGMFAIRARRKIATEKDFLEAVNKVIKSYAKFSATPRYMTYN, encoded by the exons CTCTGGATGAGGGGGATATTGCCTTGCTAAAAACTTAT GGTCAGAGCACTTACTCTAGGCAGATCAAGCAAGTTGAAGATGACATTCAGCAACTTCTCAAGAAAATTAATGAGCTCActg GTATTAAAGAATCTGACACTGGCCTGGCCCCACCAGCACTCTGGGATTTGGCTGCAGATAAGCAGACACTCCAGAGTGAACAGCCTTTACAGGTTGCCAG GTGTACAAAGATAATCAATGCTGATTCAGAGGACCCAAAATACATTATCAACGTAAAGCAGTTTGCCAAGTTTGTGGTGGACCTTAGTGATCAAGTGGCACCTACTGACATTGAAGAAGGGATGAGAGTGGG TGTGGacagaaataaatatcaaattcaCATTCCATTGCCTCCTAAGATTGACCCAACAGTTACCATGATGCAG GTGGAAGAGAAACCTGATGTCACATACAGTGATGTTGGTGGCTGTAAGGAACAGATTGAGAAATTGCGAGAAGTAGTTGAAACCCCATTACTTCAT CCAGAGAGGTTTGTAAACCTTGGCATTGAGCCTCCCAAGGGCGTGCTGCTCTTTGGTCCACCCGGTACAGGCAAGACACTCTGTGCGCGGGCGGTTGCTAATCGGACTGATGCGTGTTTCATTCGAGTTATTGGATCTGAGCTTGTACAGAAATACGTCGGTGAG GGGGCTCGAATGGTTCGTGAACTCTTTGAAATGGCCAGAACAAAAAAAGCCTGccttatcttctttgatgaaattGATGCTATTGGAG GGGCTCGGTTTGATGATGGTGCTGGAGGTGACAATGAAGTGCAGAGAACAATGTTGGAACTGATCAATCAGCTTGATGGTTTTGATCCTCGAGGCAATATTAAAGTGCTGATGGCCACTAACAGACCTGATACTTTGGATCCAGCACTGATGAGGCCAGGGAGATTGGATAGAAAAATTGAATTTAGCCTGCCCGATCTAGAG GGTCGGACCCACATATTTAAGATTCACGCTCGTTCGATGAGTGTTGAAAGAGATATCAGATTTGAATTGTTAGCACGACTGTGTCCAAATAGCACTG GTGCTGAGATTAGAAGCGTCTGCACAGAAGCCGGTATGTTTGCCATCAGAGCACGGCGAAAAATCGCTACTGAGAAAGATTTCTTGGAAGCTGTAAATAAGGTCATTAAGTCTTATGCCAAATTCAGTGCTACTCCTCGTTATATGACATACAACTGA